The nucleotide sequence ATGGCGACCGTCAGATCGTCGCCCGTCTCGGCGACGCGGGCGACGGTGCGCTCCAGGGCGCGGATCGAGTCGTCGCTCCCGCCGATGCCCAGCAGTAGCTTCATGACCGACGTCTCGGTACGGCGACTGAAAAAGGTACGCGACCGGTCGTCAGACGGCCGGCAGACGGCGACGGAACGCTTTTGCGTCGGCGACCGGAACGCCGGCACATGAGCGACGACGCGCCGGCGGCCGAGGATGGGCGGGGGACCGCCGACGACCGGACCGACGCCCGCGGCGCCGACTCGGCCGCGGACGCCGACTCGGTCCCCGCCGACGTCCGCAAGTACGAGCGCTTCAAGAAGATGGACGGCGCCGAGTACGACCGCGTCAACTCCTTTCTCCGCGACCGGACGTACATCACGGCCCGCGAGTGGGCCATCGCGCGACTCTGTGTCGACTTCCGCACCGAGACCGGCGTCGAGATGACCAAGATCGGCGAGAACCTGCCACGGCTCGTCCCCTTCATGACCGACACCTACACGCCACAGGCGGTCAACCAGGCCCGGACCTCCTTCGAGGACAAGGTCCAGAAGGCCGGCGCGACCTTCCTCTACGGCGCCATGTCCGGGTTTTTCACCGCCGAGGAACTCGACGAACTGATGTACGAGGTGACCGAAGTCGCGAAGTTCCTGCTGGAGGTGGAGGGCGTCGACCTCTCGGTCGCCGAGGAACTCGACGCCGAGGACCGCGTCTCCGAGGCCATGCGCGAGGTCCGCGAGTCCAGCGCGGAACTCCGGGACGACCTCGACTAACCGACGTTCTCGCCGGCGGCCGTCCCGAAGGTGTCCATCGCGGCGTCGTACACCCGGTCCCCGCGGACCGTCGTCCACTCGGGGAAGACGCCCTCGAACCCCTCGAAGGGCGTCCACCCACACTTCGAGTGGAGCCGTCCCCCGTCGACCGGCCGCGGTCGTTCTAGGTCGTACAGCGCCAGATCGGCGTCCATGCCGGCTTCGATCCGCCCCTTGCGCTCCAGCCCGAAGGTGGCGGCCGGCGCCGCGG is from Haloplanus salinarum and encodes:
- a CDS encoding DUF5806 family protein; translation: MRRRPERRHMSDDAPAAEDGRGTADDRTDARGADSAADADSVPADVRKYERFKKMDGAEYDRVNSFLRDRTYITAREWAIARLCVDFRTETGVEMTKIGENLPRLVPFMTDTYTPQAVNQARTSFEDKVQKAGATFLYGAMSGFFTAEELDELMYEVTEVAKFLLEVEGVDLSVAEELDAEDRVSEAMREVRESSAELRDDLD